In Arthrobacter sp. SLBN-112, a genomic segment contains:
- a CDS encoding DUF2177 family protein, which produces MSPRTKNWLTAYVVSAVIFAVLDVVWILLVANPQYQSQIGHLLAPKANLAGAVLFYVIFVAGMVHYGVRPNTPDATVRKRVTGAALFGFFTYATWALTGLAVLKDFPAVVALTDILWGAAACSIVTWATATLLRRRLARPNPA; this is translated from the coding sequence ATGAGCCCCCGCACCAAGAACTGGCTGACCGCCTACGTTGTCAGTGCCGTGATTTTCGCCGTCCTGGACGTGGTGTGGATCCTGCTGGTGGCCAACCCGCAGTACCAAAGCCAGATCGGCCACCTGCTGGCACCCAAGGCCAACCTGGCCGGAGCCGTCCTGTTCTATGTCATCTTCGTGGCCGGGATGGTGCACTACGGCGTCCGACCCAACACCCCCGATGCCACGGTACGTAAGCGCGTCACGGGAGCAGCCCTGTTCGGGTTCTTCACCTACGCCACCTGGGCGCTGACCGGGCTGGCCGTGCTGAAGGATTTCCCTGCCGTGGTGGCCCTGACGGACATCCTCTGGGGCGCCGCGGCCTGCAGCATCGTCACCTGGGCTACCGCCACCCTGCTGCGGCGCCGGCTCGCACGGCCCAACCCCGCCTGA
- a CDS encoding sugar ABC transporter substrate-binding protein: MRPKTRAAVLSAGALCIALSATACAGAGGGNSAGNPNSINVLMVNNPQMEDLQKLTADNFTKETGINVNFTILPENDVRAKISQEFSSQAGQYDVASLSNYEIPFYSANGWLAPLDSVAKDPGFDQADILPAYTASLTGTDGKLYGEPFYGESSFLMYRKDILATQGLTMPDKPTWDQVADIAAKVDGASPGMKGICLRGQPGWGQVFAPLTTVVNTFGGTWFDKDWNAQVNSPEFAAATEFYTNLVRQHGEAGAAQAGFTECLNNMSQSKVAMWYDATSAAGALEADASPVKGKIGYAQAPVKETKSSGWLWTWSWAMQAASKKQDAAGKFIAWASSKDYEQLVASKLGWAKVPSGKRISTYENAEFQKAAPFFTAERFAIENADPKNPGTQPRPAVGIQFVGIPEFAALGTNVSQGVSSAIAGQGTVADALAKGQEAARKIGNKYKQP; encoded by the coding sequence ATGCGCCCGAAAACGCGCGCTGCAGTCCTCTCCGCCGGGGCACTCTGCATCGCACTGAGCGCCACGGCATGCGCGGGTGCCGGCGGAGGCAATTCCGCCGGCAACCCGAACAGCATCAACGTACTGATGGTGAACAACCCCCAGATGGAGGACCTGCAGAAGCTCACCGCAGACAACTTCACCAAGGAAACCGGCATCAACGTAAACTTCACGATCCTGCCGGAGAACGATGTCCGGGCCAAGATCAGCCAGGAGTTCTCCAGCCAGGCCGGCCAGTACGACGTCGCCTCGCTGTCCAACTACGAGATCCCGTTCTATTCCGCCAATGGCTGGCTGGCCCCGCTGGACAGCGTGGCCAAGGACCCCGGGTTTGACCAGGCGGACATCCTCCCCGCGTACACGGCATCCCTGACCGGTACCGACGGCAAGCTGTACGGCGAGCCCTTCTACGGCGAATCGTCCTTCCTGATGTACCGCAAGGACATCCTGGCGACCCAGGGCCTTACCATGCCGGACAAACCCACGTGGGACCAGGTGGCGGACATCGCGGCGAAGGTGGACGGCGCCAGCCCCGGCATGAAGGGCATCTGCCTGCGCGGCCAGCCCGGCTGGGGCCAGGTCTTCGCCCCTTTGACCACCGTGGTGAACACGTTCGGCGGGACCTGGTTCGACAAGGACTGGAACGCCCAGGTCAACAGCCCCGAATTTGCGGCCGCCACCGAGTTCTACACCAACCTTGTCCGCCAGCACGGTGAAGCAGGTGCTGCGCAGGCCGGCTTCACCGAGTGCCTGAACAACATGAGCCAAAGCAAGGTTGCCATGTGGTACGACGCAACCTCCGCCGCCGGCGCCCTCGAAGCCGACGCTTCTCCCGTCAAGGGCAAGATCGGCTACGCCCAGGCCCCGGTAAAGGAGACCAAGTCCTCCGGCTGGCTCTGGACGTGGTCCTGGGCCATGCAGGCGGCATCCAAGAAGCAGGATGCGGCCGGGAAGTTCATCGCCTGGGCCAGCTCCAAGGACTACGAGCAGCTGGTGGCGTCCAAGCTCGGCTGGGCCAAGGTCCCCTCCGGCAAACGCATCTCCACATACGAGAATGCCGAGTTCCAGAAGGCTGCCCCGTTCTTCACCGCGGAACGATTCGCCATCGAGAACGCCGACCCCAAGAACCCGGGCACCCAGCCGCGTCCCGCCGTCGGCATCCAGTTCGTCGGCATCCCCGAGTTCGCGGCGCTGGGCACCAACGTCTCGCAAGGCGTCAGCTCGGCCATCGCCGGCCAAGGCACCGTGGCCGACGCCCTGGCGAAGGGCCAGGAAGCCGCCCGGAAAATCGGCAACAAGTACAAGCAGCCCTAA
- a CDS encoding AraC family transcriptional regulator — protein MATADSVEEATARLAERLLGMRANREVIPPDPNHSVRWHQHSYPSPVARWNYHPEYEIHLIRKGTGKFIVGDHIGTFEAGHVSIVGSGLPHDWVSDLEPGEVLENRDAVIQFDGKWVEQASALVPELAEVRPLLEQSARGIEFLGHTAVAAAAAIENMGQTTGLERLRHLFELFALLAGAPEGDRRYLAEAWFRPQLDGQAAAVVDLVLEYVFSNHAGSVRMSEAAALVGMPEPTFSKYFKRATGQNFSDLVRKLRLAHARRLLERSNKPVSEICYEVGFSNLSNFNRHFLNDAGETPRNYRQRLKG, from the coding sequence ATGGCCACAGCGGACAGTGTGGAGGAAGCCACCGCCCGGCTGGCAGAGCGGCTGCTGGGCATGCGGGCCAACCGGGAGGTGATCCCGCCGGATCCCAACCACTCGGTACGCTGGCACCAGCACAGCTACCCCAGCCCCGTGGCACGGTGGAACTACCATCCGGAGTACGAGATCCACCTCATCCGGAAAGGCACCGGAAAGTTCATCGTCGGGGACCACATCGGCACCTTCGAGGCCGGCCATGTGTCGATCGTGGGGTCGGGCCTGCCGCACGACTGGGTCAGCGACCTGGAACCGGGCGAGGTACTGGAGAACCGGGACGCCGTCATCCAGTTCGACGGAAAATGGGTGGAGCAGGCGTCCGCCCTGGTCCCCGAACTCGCGGAGGTCCGCCCGCTCCTGGAACAGTCGGCGCGGGGCATCGAATTCCTGGGCCACACCGCCGTGGCGGCAGCAGCGGCCATCGAAAACATGGGCCAAACCACCGGCCTGGAGCGGCTGCGGCACCTCTTTGAATTGTTCGCGCTCCTTGCCGGGGCGCCGGAAGGCGACCGCCGCTACCTGGCCGAAGCATGGTTCAGGCCGCAGCTGGACGGCCAGGCTGCCGCCGTCGTCGACCTTGTCCTGGAGTACGTGTTCAGCAACCACGCCGGCAGCGTGCGGATGTCCGAGGCTGCCGCGCTGGTGGGCATGCCGGAGCCCACCTTTTCGAAGTATTTCAAGCGGGCCACGGGGCAGAACTTCAGCGACCTGGTCCGCAAGCTGCGCCTGGCCCACGCCCGGCGCCTGCTGGAGCGCAGCAACAAGCCCGTGTCCGAAATCTGCTATGAGGTGGGCTTCTCCAACCTGTCCAACTTCAACCGGCACTTCCTCAACGACGCCGGCGAGACGCCCCGGAATTACCGGCAGCGGCTGAAGGGGTGA
- a CDS encoding NAD(P)-dependent alcohol dehydrogenase, with amino-acid sequence MTTTAQSPAPTADLPATMRAAVLKSQGDMTMESLPLPQLDADQVLVQVAAVGVCGSDVHYYEHGRIGPYVVDHPLILGHELSGRIAAVGSSVGPARIGSRVAVEPQRPCRTCKQCKAGRYNLCPDIEFYATPPVDGAFAEYVTIQSDFAYDIPDSVSDEAAALIEPLSVGLWACERAEIRPGSRVLIAGAGPIGIIAAQAARAFGATEIYISDIAEDRLAFALEHGATHALNARTDSVEGLDVDAFIDASGAPLAVRSGVKAVAPAGRVILVGLGADDVELPVSYIQNREIWLSGVFRYTNTWPLAIQLLADGKVDLDVLVTGKFGLAESEEALKAGKQPGQLKAVVYPGR; translated from the coding sequence ATGACCACCACCGCCCAGTCTCCCGCCCCCACCGCCGACCTGCCGGCCACCATGCGCGCCGCCGTCCTGAAGAGCCAGGGCGACATGACCATGGAATCCCTCCCCCTCCCGCAGCTGGACGCGGACCAGGTCCTGGTGCAGGTCGCCGCCGTCGGTGTCTGCGGCAGCGACGTCCACTACTATGAGCACGGCCGGATCGGCCCGTACGTGGTGGACCACCCGCTGATCCTGGGCCACGAGCTCTCCGGCCGGATCGCCGCCGTCGGAAGCTCCGTTGGCCCGGCCCGCATCGGCAGCCGCGTCGCCGTGGAACCGCAGCGGCCCTGCCGCACCTGCAAGCAGTGCAAGGCCGGCCGGTACAACCTGTGCCCGGACATCGAGTTCTACGCCACCCCACCCGTGGACGGCGCGTTCGCCGAGTACGTCACTATCCAGTCCGACTTTGCCTACGACATTCCGGACAGCGTCAGCGATGAGGCGGCCGCCCTGATTGAACCGCTTTCCGTGGGCCTGTGGGCTTGCGAGCGCGCGGAAATCCGGCCCGGCAGCCGGGTGTTGATCGCCGGCGCGGGCCCCATCGGGATCATCGCCGCCCAGGCCGCCCGGGCGTTTGGCGCCACGGAGATCTACATCAGTGACATCGCCGAGGACCGGCTGGCTTTTGCCCTGGAACACGGGGCCACCCACGCGCTGAACGCCAGGACGGACAGCGTGGAGGGGCTCGACGTCGACGCTTTCATTGATGCGTCCGGCGCACCGCTGGCGGTCCGTTCCGGGGTCAAGGCCGTGGCACCGGCTGGCAGGGTGATCCTGGTGGGGCTGGGGGCCGACGACGTCGAGCTTCCCGTCTCATACATCCAGAACCGGGAAATCTGGCTCTCCGGGGTTTTCCGCTACACGAACACCTGGCCGCTGGCCATCCAGCTCCTCGCCGACGGCAAGGTGGACCTGGACGTCCTGGTCACCGGGAAGTTCGGGTTGGCCGAATCCGAAGAGGCGCTCAAGGCGGGAAAGCAGCCCGGCCAGCTCAAGGCCGTGGTCTACCCGGGCCGCTGA
- a CDS encoding carbohydrate ABC transporter permease: MSTLTPAAPRGNATATAVPATAPNARRGKSRMDPTRNNTAAGLAAWLLALLFASPVVWMILTSFHSETDAATNPPSVAANLTLDAYREFFGETSGVSPWPSLINSATASILSTALVLVLAIPAAYALSIRPVKKWTDVMFFFLSTKMMPVVAAILPLYLFARTVGALDNIWFLILMYTSMNLPIAVWMMRSFLAEVPEEMLEAAQIDGANLLLILRKVIAPVAMPGIAATALICFIFSWNELLLARVLTGVVAGTAPVFLTGFVSGQGLFLAKVCAAAVVISLPVLFAGFAAQDKLVQGLSLGAVK; encoded by the coding sequence ATGAGCACCCTCACTCCCGCCGCGCCCCGGGGCAACGCAACAGCCACGGCTGTTCCCGCTACCGCCCCCAATGCCCGCCGCGGCAAGTCCCGGATGGACCCCACCCGCAACAACACCGCTGCCGGGCTTGCGGCCTGGCTCCTGGCACTGCTGTTCGCGTCCCCGGTCGTGTGGATGATCCTGACCTCCTTCCACTCGGAGACTGACGCAGCCACCAACCCGCCGTCGGTGGCCGCGAACCTGACCCTGGACGCGTACCGGGAATTCTTCGGCGAAACCTCCGGCGTCAGCCCCTGGCCGTCCCTGATCAACTCCGCCACCGCTTCCATCCTGTCCACGGCGCTGGTGCTGGTCCTGGCCATCCCGGCGGCGTATGCACTCTCCATCCGGCCCGTGAAGAAGTGGACGGACGTGATGTTCTTCTTCCTGTCCACCAAGATGATGCCCGTGGTGGCGGCGATCCTGCCGCTCTACCTGTTCGCCCGCACCGTCGGTGCCCTGGACAACATCTGGTTCCTGATCCTGATGTACACGTCGATGAACCTGCCCATTGCGGTCTGGATGATGCGGTCCTTCCTCGCCGAGGTCCCGGAGGAAATGCTGGAGGCGGCCCAGATCGACGGCGCCAACCTCCTGCTCATCCTCCGCAAGGTCATCGCCCCGGTGGCCATGCCCGGGATCGCCGCCACCGCACTGATCTGCTTCATCTTCAGCTGGAACGAACTGCTCCTGGCCCGCGTCCTCACCGGGGTGGTGGCAGGCACGGCGCCCGTCTTCCTCACAGGCTTCGTCTCGGGCCAAGGCCTCTTCCTCGCCAAAGTCTGCGCGGCCGCCGTCGTCATTTCCCTGCCGGTGCTGTTCGCCGGCTTCGCCGCGCAGGACAAACTCGTCCAGGGCCTCTCCCTGGGCGCAGTGAAGTAG
- a CDS encoding sugar ABC transporter permease gives MTTATARISRPGHTAAKPARSARSRERALAWARRAPLLPALVFLIVVTQLPFVVTLFISFLSWNSLSPGKTAFAGLENYVTVLTDPDLRQAIFTTILLTVSVVLASLLIGLGLALLLDKKFIGRGLARTLLIAPFLVVPVAAALIWKHALLNPAYGLVNGILTWVWSLFGSSPAPQLDLLSQAPLAAVVVSLVWQWTPFMMLILLAGLQSRPMDTVEAAQMDGATPWAIFRHLTLPHLRQYLELGGLLGAIYIVQNFDSVFTLTAGGLGTANLPYAIYQTFYYANEYGLASAAGVVVVIGTIIVATFALRTVFSLFKKEAAR, from the coding sequence ATGACTACCGCAACGGCGCGTATCTCCCGGCCGGGACACACCGCAGCCAAACCCGCACGCAGCGCCAGGTCGCGTGAACGTGCCCTGGCCTGGGCACGCCGCGCACCGCTGCTCCCCGCCCTCGTCTTCCTTATCGTCGTCACCCAGCTCCCGTTCGTGGTGACCCTGTTCATCTCGTTCCTGAGCTGGAACAGCCTGAGCCCCGGCAAGACCGCCTTCGCCGGCCTGGAAAACTACGTCACGGTCCTTACCGACCCCGACCTGCGCCAGGCCATCTTCACCACCATCCTCCTCACCGTCTCCGTGGTCCTGGCCAGCCTGCTCATCGGGCTGGGCCTTGCGCTGCTGCTGGACAAGAAGTTCATTGGCCGCGGACTGGCACGCACCCTGCTGATCGCGCCTTTCCTGGTGGTCCCCGTTGCCGCCGCCCTGATCTGGAAGCATGCCCTCCTGAACCCCGCCTACGGGCTGGTCAACGGGATCCTCACCTGGGTCTGGTCCCTCTTCGGCAGCAGCCCCGCACCGCAACTGGACCTGCTGTCCCAGGCACCCTTGGCCGCCGTCGTCGTCTCCCTGGTGTGGCAGTGGACGCCGTTCATGATGCTCATCCTGCTCGCCGGCCTGCAGTCCCGGCCCATGGACACCGTGGAAGCTGCCCAGATGGACGGGGCCACCCCCTGGGCGATCTTCCGGCACCTGACCCTGCCGCACCTGCGCCAGTACCTGGAACTCGGCGGCCTGCTGGGTGCCATCTACATCGTGCAGAACTTCGACTCCGTCTTCACCCTCACCGCCGGCGGCCTGGGCACCGCCAACCTGCCCTACGCCATTTACCAGACCTTCTACTACGCGAACGAATACGGCCTGGCCTCCGCGGCCGGTGTGGTGGTGGTCATCGGCACCATCATCGTGGCCACGTTCGCACTCCGCACCGTCTTTTCGCTCTTCAAGAAGGAGGCAGCACGATGA
- a CDS encoding carbohydrate kinase, translating into MPTPSTTRDVADGGPLVTVIGESLVDIIDDPRRGTAGRKAHPGGSPLNVAVGTARLGLSTSLVTHYDDDACGRIIDQHLQANGVRPVLGGAAPTSTATAALGPDGAATYAFDITWDINGASLPALAAVEASAHIHTGSIATSLSPGNHATFALVEAARDSATVSYDPNCRPGISPDVAAACKQAEEFAAASDLVKASDEDLRWLYPDRTPDESLAAWLELGPALVALTRGAEGPVLLNRQGRVDLPGESIDVADTVGAGDSFMAALISGLAQLNLLGAGARPRLAALTATELHVLAGYANRAAAITCSRAGANPPRTVELGPLPPPLPA; encoded by the coding sequence ATGCCAACACCCTCCACCACCAGGGACGTCGCGGACGGCGGTCCCCTGGTCACCGTGATCGGCGAGTCCCTCGTGGACATCATCGATGACCCGCGCCGGGGAACCGCCGGCCGGAAGGCCCACCCCGGCGGCAGCCCGCTGAACGTGGCAGTGGGAACTGCCCGGCTGGGCCTTTCCACAAGCCTGGTGACGCATTACGACGACGACGCGTGCGGGCGGATCATCGATCAGCACCTGCAGGCCAACGGCGTCAGGCCGGTGCTGGGCGGCGCCGCACCCACGTCCACGGCAACGGCGGCGCTGGGCCCGGACGGCGCAGCAACCTACGCCTTCGACATCACGTGGGACATCAACGGCGCGTCGCTTCCCGCCCTGGCCGCCGTGGAAGCCTCCGCGCACATCCACACCGGTTCCATTGCCACCTCGCTTTCCCCGGGCAACCACGCCACCTTTGCCCTGGTGGAGGCGGCCCGGGACAGTGCCACCGTCAGTTACGACCCCAATTGCAGGCCCGGCATCAGTCCCGACGTTGCCGCGGCCTGCAAACAGGCTGAGGAGTTCGCCGCCGCGAGCGACCTCGTCAAGGCAAGCGACGAGGACCTGCGCTGGCTCTATCCGGACCGCACTCCCGACGAGTCGCTGGCTGCCTGGCTGGAGCTCGGCCCGGCGCTGGTGGCCCTCACCCGCGGTGCTGAGGGACCAGTGCTCCTGAACAGGCAGGGCCGCGTGGACCTGCCGGGGGAAAGCATCGACGTGGCCGATACCGTGGGGGCGGGCGACTCCTTCATGGCCGCCCTCATCTCGGGTCTCGCGCAGCTGAACCTCCTGGGAGCCGGCGCCCGCCCCCGGCTGGCGGCCCTCACGGCCACCGAGCTGCACGTCCTGGCCGGCTATGCGAACCGGGCGGCGGCCATCACCTGCTCCCGCGCCGGCGCCAACCCGCCTCGAACGGTGGAGCTGGGCCCCCTGCCACCTCCCCTTCCAGCCTGA
- a CDS encoding diacylglycerol kinase family protein: MADDGAPAASFDRAVLIFNPGRPGMGQRIKALQRDLATALPGLPVDLLPTAFAGHARGLARTEAGRGAPLIVSVSGDGGYNEVVNGVMDVPGSNAVCAVVPAGNANDHYRSLPVRTFGDAVSAGGVRRIDLLRITFSTGTEERVLYAHSYVGFGLTPLMAIGIEQGGKGKILELISVARTLSGLRPFELVRDDGATAQFDSLILANISRMAKYGTVSESHYPDDGRFEVVTLPHAGLMKMALMTLRAVTLGLGHQPSVSSYAFSTREAVPCQIDGEVVYVEAGTHVLVESATGALATL; the protein is encoded by the coding sequence ATGGCCGATGACGGAGCACCTGCCGCCTCTTTTGACCGTGCCGTCCTGATCTTCAATCCGGGCCGGCCCGGGATGGGCCAGCGGATCAAGGCATTGCAGCGGGACCTGGCCACCGCCCTGCCGGGCCTGCCCGTCGACCTGTTGCCCACGGCCTTTGCGGGGCACGCCCGCGGGCTTGCCCGGACCGAGGCAGGGAGGGGCGCGCCCCTCATCGTGTCCGTCAGCGGCGACGGCGGGTACAACGAGGTGGTCAACGGCGTGATGGACGTTCCCGGCAGCAACGCCGTTTGCGCCGTCGTACCCGCAGGTAATGCCAACGACCACTACCGGAGCCTGCCGGTGCGAACCTTCGGAGATGCTGTGTCGGCCGGCGGGGTCCGGCGCATCGACCTGTTGCGGATCACGTTCAGCACCGGAACGGAGGAGCGGGTCTTATACGCGCACTCCTACGTGGGGTTCGGGCTGACCCCGTTGATGGCCATCGGCATCGAACAGGGCGGCAAAGGGAAAATCCTGGAGCTCATCTCCGTTGCCCGCACACTCTCGGGGTTGAGGCCCTTTGAGCTTGTCCGGGACGACGGGGCAACCGCACAGTTCGACAGCCTGATCCTGGCCAACATCTCGCGGATGGCAAAGTACGGGACCGTCAGCGAGTCGCACTACCCCGACGACGGCCGGTTCGAGGTGGTGACGCTGCCCCACGCCGGGCTGATGAAGATGGCACTGATGACGCTCCGTGCCGTCACCCTGGGGCTGGGGCATCAACCGAGCGTCAGCAGCTATGCCTTCTCAACCCGGGAGGCCGTTCCCTGCCAGATCGACGGTGAGGTGGTGTACGTCGAGGCAGGAACCCATGTCCTGGTGGAAAGCGCTACCGGCGCCCTTGCCACCCTCTGA
- a CDS encoding OFA family MFS transporter, which produces MGFLDRDRTIAPPGFNRWLVPPAALAVHLCIGQAYATSVYKTALVKHFGASLTEIGVIFSIAIVMLGLSAAVMGTWVDRNGPRKAMFTSAMFWAGGFLIGSLGIFTHQLWLVYLGYGVVGGIGLGIGYISPVSTLIKWFPDRPGLATGMAIMGFGGGALIASPVSQALLKAYDPNSGAQGWVASGDAVGKLFLTLAVVYLAYMLFGAFTIKVPADGWRPAGFDPAKVKAAKLVTTENVSAKNAIKTRQFWLVWVALFCNVTAGIGILEQAAPMIQDFFRQSDGKSLVSAGVAAGFVGLLSIGNMSGRFAWSATSDVTGRKRIYMVYLGVGAVLYTVLALAGSSATALYVVLAFVIISFYGGGFATVPAYLRDLFGTFQVGAIHGRLLTAWSAAGVAGPLIVNGILDAQGKPGQLNAVSYQPALLTMVGLLVIGFVANLLVKPVDARFHEPRPERHESSQGGLK; this is translated from the coding sequence ATGGGCTTCCTGGACCGTGACCGAACCATCGCCCCGCCGGGCTTCAACCGCTGGCTTGTTCCGCCGGCCGCGCTCGCCGTCCACCTCTGTATCGGCCAGGCGTATGCCACCAGCGTGTACAAGACCGCACTCGTCAAGCATTTCGGTGCCAGCCTGACCGAGATCGGGGTGATCTTCTCCATCGCCATCGTGATGCTGGGCCTTTCCGCCGCGGTCATGGGCACCTGGGTTGACCGGAACGGTCCGAGGAAGGCGATGTTCACCTCGGCCATGTTCTGGGCAGGCGGCTTCCTGATCGGCTCACTGGGCATCTTCACGCACCAGCTCTGGCTCGTCTACCTGGGGTACGGCGTGGTGGGCGGCATCGGCCTGGGCATCGGCTACATCTCGCCGGTGTCCACGCTGATCAAGTGGTTCCCGGACCGTCCCGGCCTGGCCACCGGCATGGCGATCATGGGTTTCGGCGGCGGTGCGTTGATCGCCAGCCCGGTGTCCCAGGCCCTGCTCAAGGCGTACGATCCCAACTCCGGCGCGCAGGGCTGGGTGGCCAGCGGCGATGCCGTGGGGAAGCTCTTCCTGACGCTCGCCGTCGTCTATCTCGCGTACATGCTGTTCGGCGCGTTCACCATCAAAGTCCCGGCTGACGGCTGGCGGCCGGCCGGGTTCGACCCCGCCAAGGTCAAAGCCGCCAAGCTGGTCACTACGGAGAACGTCTCCGCGAAAAACGCCATCAAGACCCGGCAGTTCTGGCTGGTGTGGGTGGCGCTGTTCTGCAACGTCACCGCCGGCATCGGCATCCTGGAACAGGCCGCGCCCATGATCCAGGACTTCTTCCGGCAGTCGGACGGGAAATCCCTGGTGAGCGCCGGCGTGGCCGCGGGTTTCGTTGGTCTGCTGTCCATCGGCAACATGTCGGGCCGGTTCGCCTGGTCCGCCACCTCCGACGTCACGGGCCGCAAGCGGATCTACATGGTGTACCTGGGCGTGGGGGCTGTGCTGTACACGGTTCTGGCCCTTGCCGGTTCCAGCGCCACAGCCCTGTATGTGGTGCTCGCCTTCGTCATCATCTCGTTCTACGGTGGCGGATTTGCTACCGTCCCGGCCTACCTGCGTGACCTGTTCGGGACCTTCCAGGTGGGCGCCATCCACGGCCGGTTGCTGACTGCCTGGTCAGCGGCCGGGGTGGCCGGCCCGCTGATCGTCAACGGCATCCTGGACGCGCAGGGCAAACCCGGCCAGCTGAATGCCGTGTCCTACCAGCCCGCGCTGCTCACCATGGTGGGACTGCTGGTGATCGGCTTTGTCGCCAACCTGCTGGTCAAACCCGTCGACGCACGGTTTCACGAACCCCGCCCCGAGCGGCACGAATCTTCCCAGGGAGGCCTGAAATGA
- a CDS encoding FAD-binding dehydrogenase, translating to MDADVIIIGGGLAGLVAGNELVRVGKRVAIVDQENQANLGGQAFWSLGGLFLVDTPMQRRLGVKDSVELAWQDWQGSAQWDRFSGPHPEDEWARQWGRAYVEFAAGDKRAWLQEQGIRFTPLVGWAERGDGRAGGHGNSVPRFHVPWGTGTGVSEPFADKAREAAATGSVKFFFRHRVDGLTYDDGAVTGVRGAVLAPDASPRGVSSNRDVVGEFELRAQAVVIASGGIGGNHEQVRRWWPHRLGTPPRKMVTGVPQHVDGRMLDIADGSGVRLVNRDRMWHYTEGIQNWNPIWPDHAIRILPGPSSLWFDALGRRLPSPGLPGYDTLGTLRLLRTTPDIQQYDHSWFILNQRIIEKEFALSGSEQNPDITNRDLKLLLKTRLGRGASGPIEAFKEHGPDFVVADNLPDLVRGMNGLTSEPLLEFGLLRRQIEERDAEIRNPYSKDIQVAGIRNSRRYLGDRIFRTVKPHRILDTKAGPLIAVRLYVVTRKTLGGIQTNLSGQALGQDGRPVPGLYAAGEAAGFGGGGAHGYNALEGTFLGGCIFTGRTVGRSLARAL from the coding sequence ATGGACGCGGACGTCATCATCATCGGCGGAGGGCTGGCCGGGCTGGTGGCCGGCAACGAGCTGGTCCGGGTCGGCAAGCGCGTAGCCATCGTGGACCAGGAGAACCAGGCCAACCTGGGCGGCCAGGCGTTCTGGTCGCTGGGCGGGCTTTTCCTGGTGGACACTCCTATGCAGCGTCGGCTGGGCGTGAAGGATTCCGTCGAGCTGGCGTGGCAGGACTGGCAGGGTTCGGCGCAGTGGGACCGGTTTTCCGGACCGCACCCTGAGGACGAGTGGGCCCGGCAATGGGGCCGCGCCTACGTTGAGTTCGCTGCCGGCGACAAGCGCGCCTGGTTGCAGGAACAGGGAATCCGGTTCACGCCCCTGGTGGGTTGGGCCGAGCGCGGCGACGGGAGGGCGGGCGGCCACGGCAACTCGGTCCCCCGCTTCCACGTCCCGTGGGGCACCGGCACCGGGGTCTCCGAACCGTTCGCGGACAAGGCGCGGGAGGCAGCTGCGACGGGCAGCGTCAAGTTCTTCTTCCGGCACCGGGTGGACGGTTTAACGTACGACGACGGTGCGGTCACCGGGGTGCGGGGCGCGGTGCTGGCACCTGATGCGTCGCCGCGTGGAGTGTCCTCCAACCGGGACGTTGTTGGGGAGTTTGAGCTGCGGGCGCAGGCCGTGGTGATCGCCTCCGGCGGGATCGGCGGCAACCATGAGCAGGTGCGGCGCTGGTGGCCGCACCGGCTGGGAACGCCGCCGCGGAAGATGGTCACCGGGGTGCCGCAGCACGTGGACGGGCGGATGCTGGACATTGCCGACGGGTCCGGGGTCCGGCTGGTGAACCGGGACCGGATGTGGCACTACACCGAGGGAATCCAGAACTGGAACCCCATCTGGCCGGACCACGCCATCCGGATCCTGCCGGGCCCGTCCTCGCTGTGGTTTGATGCGCTGGGCCGGCGGCTCCCCTCCCCCGGCCTGCCCGGCTACGACACGCTGGGCACCCTCCGCCTGTTGCGGACCACCCCGGACATTCAGCAGTACGACCATTCCTGGTTCATCCTCAACCAGCGGATCATCGAAAAGGAGTTTGCCCTTTCCGGCTCCGAACAGAACCCTGATATCACCAACCGGGACCTTAAGCTGCTGCTGAAGACCCGGCTGGGCCGCGGCGCCTCCGGCCCCATCGAGGCGTTCAAGGAGCACGGCCCGGACTTTGTGGTGGCGGACAACCTCCCGGACTTGGTGCGCGGAATGAACGGGCTCACGTCCGAGCCACTGCTGGAGTTTGGGCTGCTGCGGCGGCAGATCGAGGAGCGCGACGCCGAGATCAGGAACCCCTACTCCAAGGACATCCAGGTGGCGGGCATCCGCAACAGCCGCCGCTACCTGGGTGACAGGATCTTCCGGACGGTGAAGCCGCACCGGATCCTGGACACGAAGGCCGGTCCGTTGATAGCCGTGCGGCTGTATGTTGTCACCCGAAAGACTCTTGGCGGCATCCAGACCAATTTGTCCGGACAGGCACTCGGTCAGGACGGCCGCCCCGTTCCCGGCCTCTACGCCGCCGGGGAGGCCGCCGGGTTCGGCGGTGGCGGCGCCCACGGTTACAACGCCCTTGAGGGCACTTTCCTGGGCGGCTGCATTTTCACCGGCAGGACTGTGGGGCGTTCGCTGGCCCGGGCGTTGTAG